A section of the Primulina eburnea isolate SZY01 chromosome 1, ASM2296580v1, whole genome shotgun sequence genome encodes:
- the LOC140816889 gene encoding uncharacterized protein, whose product MALEWVVLSYAAAAEAIMLLLLTVPGLDPLRKGLISVTRSLLKPFLSIVPFCLFLLMDIYWKYETRPSCESESCSPSEHLRHQKSAMKSQRNAILIASALIFYWLLYSVTGLVVKIDQLNKRIEKLKSQ is encoded by the coding sequence ATGGCTTTGGAATGGGTTGTTCTGAGCTATGCTGCGGCGGCGGAAGCAATCATGCTCCTCCTGTTGACGGTTCCGGGTCTGGACCCGCTTCGCAAGGGCCTGATCAGCGTGACTCGGAGCCTGCTGAAGCCGTTTCTCTCCATCGTTCCCTTCTGTCTGTTCCTTCTTATGGACATCTACTGGAAGTACGAGACCCGACCCAGTTGCGAATCCGAGTCGTGCTCCCCATCCGAGCACCTCCGCCACCAGAAATCCGCCATGAAGTCTCAGCGCAACGCGATTTTGATCGCTTCGGCGCTTATTTTCTACTGGCTCCTGTACTCTGTTACGGGTCTGGTGGTTAAGATCGATCAGTTGAATAAGCGGATCGAGAAGCTCAAGTCTCAGTAA
- the LOC140833567 gene encoding protein RKD4-like, whose product MVSRETSIPKLEYSTEEQAPLGIWDYGYPKHEGDNFGILGLDELEPYSLAPPFNYNNSNVQIKRNDFSSDLASWDLDFNFDFDTFDMSYDNNIVNQFESIDHIISYENMDKNKSHSSNILLVSEDPAPNPPTGYEAVEVVKHGRYKSSTLELDDIQKYFDIPITRAAKELNVGLTILKKRCRELNIMRWPHRKIKSLKSLIHNVKELGLSEEIELLENHKRMIHEVPEMELTERTKKLRQACFKANYKKRRSLHQSALI is encoded by the exons ATGGTTTCAAGAGAAACTAGCATCCCGAAATTGGAATATTCGACGGAGGAGCAAGCACCTCTCGG GATATGGGATTATGGATATCCTAAACATGAAGGGGATAACTTCGGGATACTAGGTTTGGACGAATTAGAGCCATATTCATTGGCTCCTCCATTTAATTATAACAATTCTAATGTTCAGATTAAGAGAAATGATTTTTCGAGTGATTTAGCCTCGTGGGATCtcgattttaatttcgatttCGATACTTTCGACATGTCCTATGATAACAATATTGTCAATCAATTCGAGTCCATTGATCATATTATTTCTTACGAGAACATGGACAAGAACAAATCCCATAGTTCCAATATTCTACTCGTGAGTGAAGATCCGGCGCCGAATCCGCCAACTGGATACGAAGCCGTGGAAGTTGTCAAACATGGGAGGTACAAGTCTTCGACGTTGGAGTTGGATGACATCCAGAAGTACTTTGATATTCCGATAACTAGGGCAGCGAAGGAACTGAACGTCGGGTTGACGATTCTGAAGAAGAGATGTCGAGAGCTGAATATTATGCGATGGCCGCATAGAAAGATCAAGAGTTTGAAATCCCTTATCCATAATGTCAAG GAATTGGGTTTGAGTGAAGAGATAGAGCTGCTAGAGAATCATAAAAGAATGATACACGAAGTGCCAGAAATGGAGTTAACCGAGAGAACCAAGAAACTAAGGCAAGCTTGTTTCAAGGCAAATTACAAGAAGAGAAGATCATTGCACCAATCTGCTCTAATTTga